The Brasilonema sennae CENA114 genome includes a region encoding these proteins:
- a CDS encoding SDR family oxidoreductase, protein MKDKVAVVTGSSRGIGRAIAKRLAKEGALVAINYARDAEAAATTVAEIQADGGSAFAVQGDVGLVAEIQKFYDKLDVELTQRTGTNQFDILVNNAGIGIFTTVEGTTEKEFDRLFAVNVKGTFFITQMTLPRLRDGGRIINLSSGASRRPLSDIAVYGMTKAAIDNFTLVLAGELGKRGITVNSIAPGYTDTDANAKILQDPTVRETISSMTVLGRIGKVKDIASVAAFLALEDGGWVTGQYIEASGGFGLK, encoded by the coding sequence ATGAAAGACAAAGTGGCTGTGGTTACAGGTTCTAGCCGTGGTATTGGTCGAGCTATTGCCAAACGCCTTGCGAAGGAGGGTGCATTAGTCGCGATCAATTACGCTAGAGATGCTGAAGCAGCGGCAACCACCGTTGCTGAGATTCAAGCCGATGGTGGTTCTGCCTTCGCAGTGCAAGGAGATGTTGGCTTGGTCGCCGAGATTCAAAAGTTTTACGACAAGCTCGACGTTGAACTGACTCAACGGACTGGAACTAACCAGTTTGATATTCTCGTCAACAATGCCGGAATTGGAATCTTCACGACGGTTGAGGGAACAACTGAAAAAGAGTTTGATCGACTCTTTGCCGTCAATGTCAAAGGCACTTTCTTTATCACTCAGATGACTCTGCCCCGGCTCCGTGATGGTGGCAGAATCATTAATCTTTCTTCGGGAGCCTCACGCCGTCCTCTCTCAGACATCGCAGTTTACGGGATGACGAAAGCGGCGATCGATAACTTCACTCTAGTGTTGGCAGGTGAGCTAGGTAAGCGGGGTATTACTGTGAACTCGATCGCTCCTGGCTACACAGATACCGATGCTAATGCCAAAATTTTGCAAGATCCAACGGTGAGAGAAACGATTTCATCTATGACTGTGCTTGGACGAATCGGAAAGGTTAAAGACATTGCCAGTGTTGCAGCCTTTCTCGCCCTAGAGGATGGAGGTTGGGTTACAGGTCAGTACATTGAAGCAAGCGGCGGTTTCGGACTGAAGTGA
- the ycaC gene encoding isochorismate family cysteine hydrolase YcaC, which translates to MSTFKYNRLDKDNAAALLVDHQTGLFSLVRDFGAADFKNNVLALASTVKFFGLPTILTTSFEQGPNGPIMPELKEKFPDAPYIPRPGQINAWDNEDFVKAVAQTGRKQLIIAGIVTDVCVAFCALSAIEAGYDVFVVTDASGTFDETCRYAAWERMSRAGIQLVNWFSVACELHRDWRNDVTGLGNLLAGYIPDYKNLMTSYAVKQ; encoded by the coding sequence ATGTCTACGTTCAAGTACAACCGTCTGGATAAAGATAATGCTGCGGCTCTACTGGTCGATCACCAGACTGGACTGTTCTCACTCGTGCGTGATTTTGGTGCCGCCGACTTCAAAAATAATGTGCTAGCGCTGGCAAGTACAGTCAAGTTTTTTGGTCTTCCGACGATTTTGACGACCAGTTTTGAGCAAGGTCCGAATGGTCCTATCATGCCCGAACTGAAAGAGAAGTTTCCTGATGCTCCATATATTCCTCGCCCCGGACAAATCAACGCCTGGGACAATGAAGATTTCGTTAAGGCGGTAGCTCAGACGGGTCGAAAACAATTGATCATCGCTGGGATCGTCACGGATGTTTGTGTCGCGTTTTGTGCTCTGTCAGCGATCGAAGCCGGTTATGACGTTTTTGTCGTCACTGATGCGTCTGGCACATTTGATGAAACTTGCCGCTACGCCGCTTGGGAGCGTATGTCTCGTGCTGGAATTCAATTAGTAAACTGGTTCAGCGTTGCGTGTGAGCTGCATCGTGACTGGCGTAATGATGTCACAGGTTTAGGTAATCTGTTGGCAGGTTACATTCCTGATTACAAAAATCTGATGACCAGTTATGCCGTGAAGCAGTAG
- a CDS encoding hydrolase — protein sequence MSKNPKIGLEGLLRPEDSILVLIDHQPYQFTNLNSHEPTMIINNVIGLAKSAKVFNVPTILTTVIEERGGYIIKGLQDVFPDQKPINRTFINTWEDPNVTDVVKKSGRKQLILAALYTEICLAMPAIQALGEGYEVFIVTDASGGVTAEAHDMAVRRMVQAGAVPINWMAVLAEWQRDWARTETTEGVSDIVLEHGGASAVALAWELQLLATTPPADGKPVQVSNSSIFTGR from the coding sequence ATGTCTAAAAATCCAAAAATCGGCCTAGAAGGACTGCTTCGTCCAGAAGATAGCATCCTGGTACTGATTGACCACCAGCCTTATCAGTTCACCAACTTGAACAGCCATGAACCTACGATGATCATTAACAATGTTATTGGTCTTGCCAAATCGGCAAAGGTGTTTAACGTACCCACAATCCTGACCACAGTAATTGAAGAAAGAGGGGGTTATATCATTAAGGGACTACAGGATGTTTTTCCTGATCAAAAACCGATCAACCGCACTTTCATCAATACCTGGGAAGATCCAAACGTTACAGATGTAGTGAAGAAAAGTGGCCGCAAGCAACTTATACTTGCTGCGCTTTACACCGAGATCTGTCTGGCAATGCCAGCAATCCAGGCGCTTGGTGAGGGTTATGAAGTATTCATCGTTACCGATGCTTCGGGCGGTGTTACTGCGGAAGCTCATGACATGGCTGTTCGCCGTATGGTTCAAGCTGGTGCAGTTCCAATCAATTGGATGGCTGTACTTGCTGAATGGCAACGTGACTGGGCACGCACAGAAACAACTGAGGGTGTATCAGATATTGTTCTTGAGCATGGCGGTGCTAGTGCGGTGGCCCTTGCATGGGAACTTCAGCTCCTTGCAACAACCCCTCCAGCGGACGGCAAACCTGTCCAGGTCAGCAATTCCTCCATCTTCACGGGTCGATAG